The sequence CATTTCTGCCTCGCGTAGGAAATGTACTTGCGCAGGAGCTCGGGCCCGATATCCACGCGGGCGTCTCCGGGATGCTGATGCCCTTTCAAAATAAACGAAGCGAGCTCCTCATCTTTTTCCGGATCAGGCAAGTCCTTAACAGGAAAGATGAGGTCGAAGCGGTTAATGAGCGTACTGGGCAACTCAATCTGCTGCGCTAAGGGACCAAACGGGTCGAACCTCCCAAACTTAGGATTGGCCGCGGCGAGAACCGTGGTTTCCGCTCGCAAAGTCGCTTGAATGTTCGCCTTGCTAATGCTCACCGTCTGTTGCTCAAGCGCTTCGTGCAAACCACTCGTGTCCTCTTTTGTCATCTTATCCATTTCGTCAAGGCAGAGAAGCCCCCTATTTGCAAGAACGATGGCGCCCGCTTCGAGAGCCCACCCCCGCAAGAAATCATCACGAACAACAGAAGCCGTCAAGCCCGCTCCACTCGCGCCTCGTCCTGACGTGAACCGCGGCTTTGGTGCAACTTGAGAAATCCTCTTGAGCAAGATGGACTTGCCACTTCCAGGATCCCCAATCAACAAAATGTGTATGTCGCCACGAATAGGCACGCCGTGCTCGCGCTCTTTGCGCACGCCCCCGAGAAGCTGCAAGACAAGCGCCTGTTTAATGCGCTCGTGCCCGTAAATCGTCGGCGCAATACTGTTGACCATCTTCGAAAAGATGAGCGGGTCTTTTGCCAAAGCAGTAATCTCTTCTTCTTCCTCTTTCGAAATCTCGACCTGCGAAAAATCTTCCTGCACGGGTTCGACAAAGTTCGCATCGCACACCAAATCGAAACGCGTGCTCTGCCCTCCTGTCTGCAAAATAATCGGAACCTCTTTGATGATGCCGCTCACACTAATCTTGCTTCCCGGATTTGTTTTCTTATCTGTCATCGGACTGACAAGGTCGCTTTTGAGAAAGACTCCCAACCGCTTTGGCTGCTCGCCCCCCTCTAAATCCTCAGGCGCTTCCTCCAACACAATCTTTTGCGCGTCAACGAGCTCTTTGGACAAGAGCCTGAACTTGCCCTTTCTCCCGCACGAGCACCTTGTTGGCTCGCTGAATTTCTGGTCGAGTTGCAGGACGGGAATGATCACGCCACAACTTGGGCACTCGAACTTCGCACTGGTGACTTGCGGCCGCACATCGCTCTTTTGTCGCACCAACCCCTCAAGAACAACGAAGACTCCGATGTGCTTAGAACGAATATCACGGATCATGAGCTTGTGGCTTGGAGGAAGGTCCTTAAAGCGAACCTTGAAGCCCTTCTTGTCCCCGACAAGCTCGAGGCGCTCGACCGCGAGTTCTGCAGCGCGAATGGTTTCCTCAGGATTCTCCAAGACCTGCTCTGCTAGCTCAGGAGAAAACGCGCTCAATTCGCTGAACGAGACGACGACGAATTTCTCCCCTTCACGCAGCTGCCGTGCTAATTCTTCAAGCAAATGTGTCTCGAAGAACTCTTTGAAGCGCTCAATTTGGCGCTGCACATCCATTTGTGACTCTTGCACCATCCTCGTCAAAAACCCCGTCTCCGGCAGCGAACAAGCAGGGGAGCGCACCGCCCATAAAAAATGTTTTGGAAGACGCACGAAAAAACAACAACTTCATTTCAATATAGAAATTAATTTTCCTTTCTTAGAAACGCAACAATACCCCATCGGCAGTCAGAATGAAAAAGATGGGAAAAGAAAAAACAAGCGTTATCCAGACTTATTTCTTCATAACTTTCTTCAAGTTCGCCACACACAAGTCAAGCGCCTCGTGCACTTGTTCTTCGCTCTTCGTGCCGGTACACACTACCTTGCCGTTGCTAAAGAGCAAGAACGTCGCATTCGCCTCCATGAGCTTGTAGACAAGCCCAGGGAACTGCTCTGGCTCGTACTCGGTGTTCTCGAGCTTCATCGCGAGCGTGTTCAAATTTAAATCCATGCCGATGTTTCCACTCGCGACGATGTTCTGAATAGTTATCTCGGGCTTGACCTTTATCGTGATGTCGATCTTCTTGAGTGACTCAATAATGTTCTTAATGGCACGATCAACTTCTTCAAGCGTTCTTGCTCCCGTACAGACTACCTTTCCGGAACTAAAAATGAGCGCGCTGGTCTTCGGCTCCTTAATCCTGATAACGAGCCCGGGGAATTGTTCCGGGTTGTATTCTGTGTTTGAAAGCACCGCTGCCATCTTCTCCAGCGGTATATCGTGCTCGAAACTCGTCGAAACAACGATATTCACTACCTGCACGTCATGCTTTTTCGTTGCCATTCGTTCTCCTCCAACCCCTCTCGTTTTTTTTGGAAAGATTCTACCCCATTTAAGAGGAAATCGCTTCCCCTTTATAAACCTTTATTTAAATTTTTTAAATACCTTCCCTGCTCTCGCCCACCAAAAAATTTTCAATATAGAAAAAAACAAGGGCGGGGGCGAGGCACGCCGAACCCTTCACCACGCCACGGCAAAGAGCGCCCGACCCCTTGCGCTTCCACACCGGCTACTAGCTACGAGCACGAAAAAAACACCAACACAACCTGTACAGACTACTTACTCAGACCCCTCGCTACGCTATGGAGGGGGATGAGAAGGAACCGACAAATCACCATCCCCCTTCTCATCCCCCTGCGCGTTCCCCGCCTGCTTCTCAGAACCCTTGCCGCCCTCTCCAACACTCTTCAACTCAGCCACGGCCCGAACCTTCAAATTCTCCTCAAGCTGTTCATGCGCCAAATGAATAACATCCTCATGCCACCCCTCGCCACGCAAGCGCGCATCAACCTCGTCGCGTGAGAGCCCCTCCTCCTGCAACGCGTGAATTCTTGCAGCCAACGAATGCAAAGAACGCAACTGTGCCTCGCGCACCGCTTCCCCCGGACGTCGTTTCGCCCAACCCGTACTAGCCGGCCGATGCCGAACGACAAACACGCCACTCACAACAACAAGCCCGACCACCAACACGGCAAGCAACACCCCTGTCCATGACAACGAAGAAAACCAACCACTAACACTGCCTGAAAAACCACCGCGCTCGCCCCTAGCCACCTCCTCTTCTTCAACGCCTTCTCCCCCGTCACCACCAGACCTCCCCGACAACACTCCTCCGTTACTCGCCCCTTCTGCCCTGCCCAAACCCTCGTCACCACCGGAACCTTTACCGGAACGCAAGGCTAACAACTCATCAAACGACACAGCAGACTCGCCACTCTCAACAGAACCACCCCCTTCACTCCTGTTTTGTTCAGACTCGCCACCCGTCCCCCCCTGACACAAGCGAACCACCACCGGCTGATTGCTCGTCGAACCACAACTCTTCACATCCGTGCATGTCCTCCTCTGCAACGCCCCATCACACGGGCCCCACTCCCCACACACCCACTCAGGAACACAGGACGAGTCGGGCAGAATATCTTCTTCATCATCGGCCTCCCCGCCACCATCCTGAAAATACGGATGATCCGCCACGAGGCACGCCTCAAGAGGCGGATAACACCTCCTGCTTGGATGACAACCACACACCGTGCACTTCAACACCAGCTCACCATGCAAACAAAGTTCGAAATCCTCGTTGCACTCCCCCTCTTTCGTCCCGTCAACGCATTCTGGACACACACTATCAACACCATCACAATCCTGATCAACGCCGTCCCCGCACACTTCATCACTACCAGGGAACACGGACGCGTCACCATCATCACAATCTGTCGGGACAGGGCATTCAGGACCTGCCTCGTAAAAACCATCCCCATCATCGTCATCACAATACGAAGGAACCTCACCACAGGCAACACTCCTACAAGCGCCATCACAACAAAACGACGAACACGCTTCCCGAACTTCAACGCTGTCAGAAAAAGAACACGTCCCGTTCAACGAACCATTGCCACTCACGTTCCCCCCAGCAGGAACATCACAAAAATAATCACGAAACGTCTCAACAACAGTCAAACCATCACACGACCTATCGCCTAACCACGCGTCAACCGGGCAATCGCTATCACTCACACAACTACCACCAGACTGGCCCAGCACAGCGACAGGGAGCCCGCACACGCTAACAAAGAACACAAACACGACGAACGCGCCAACACTACCATACGCACGAGCGCGACAGCCACGAGGAACACTCACCATACGTGCTTCTCCAACGTCAAGGATTTAAAAACTTTTACCAATCACAACAGCATCAAACCCTGCCAGCCCCGAGACCGGGACTCACAAGCAAACCACGTATTCCCGCACGACCCCGCAACCAACCAAAACAACAACCTTTTTAAACAACCTGTTGCTTGAGCCCTGCTGCATGAATACTCCGCGTCCATCCATGAGCACCACAACACACGACAGCCCCCGCAAAAACGTCAACAAAGCTCTTCCATCAACACCTACCACGAAACCCGCCTCGCAACTGCTTCTTCTCATCATAACAACCATCATCATAACAACGCTCGCAACACCGCCTTTACATGCCATTGAAGAACTACCAACAGACCTCGGATTCTACCCCCACTTCCTCAAAGAAGGAACCGACCTGGACGTCACCATCGTAGTCGGAGAACAAGCAACCTCCCTTGACGTCCTCGCCGCCAGCGAAATCGCCGTCGGACTGCAACAAGCAGCCCCATCAAGCACCCTCAAACGAACACAACTCGACACCGCATTCAATTCTGTCGAAGGCAAACGCATCATTAGCATTGGCAACTCCTGCGAAAACTACGTCACCGCCCTCATCACAGGAACATCCAAGTGCGAAGCATACTTCCCTGAAGGCAAGGGCATCATAGAACTCCACGAACTTCCCAAAGGAGGGATAGGCATAGTCGTAGGCGGCATGGCACCAGAAGACACGTACAAGGCAGCAGTTGTACTCCGACAAGCCCAACAATACGACCTCATCGGCGATGCATACGAAGTCACAGGAAATCCTCCACGATACACCGTCACGCCAAGAAGCATACCTCGTCTAGCAGAAGAAGACAAAATTCTCAAACGACCCGAACCAAGAGAACAAAACAACACCGAAGACACAACGAAAAAAACACCAGAACAAGAAGAACACATCCAAAAAAACACCTCAACCATACCGACCGAGGCACGACCCAACCAAACACAACAACCAAACACAAACGTACAGCAAGAAAAACAAATAAACCCGCCCGGCACAGCAACGACGCAAGAGGTCACGAGCACAACTCACGCAAAGAACTTGCTCATTGGTCTCGCAGCAGGCATCATCGTACTCATCTTCCTCCTCGTCATCATTCAAGCCACCATCAAAAGCAGAAAAAAGAAAGAAACACTTCCAACAAGCACGCCCGGCACCGTGCCAGACACGCCGCCAAGCGCCAAAACCAACGGGTACACCAAGCGCATCACCACACCCGCAAACGCCCCCCCAACACCCAAACCACAAGAACAACAAACACCGCCCGAACCACAAGAGCCGCCAACACCCCCACAACAATAACGCCGCAAGAAGCTACCGCTCCATACCTTCCAGCATCAAACCAGCGCCAACAAACAACCCCTTCATTCTCCAACCTGCGACGCTAGTTTCCTTTACGAGTTGCTTCTTGGATGATCAAAAAAATGAACGAAAAACCGCTCACTTAAAAAACACATAACGACTTCCCCACCCCACCATCATGACGAATCAACCAACACGCGCGTGGGACCTTCTCAAGCCGAACAAAAACGAACAAGCGCTCCTCGACGAAGCAACAAAGCTCGGCTTCAAGAACGTCGGCTTTCTCTACACTACCCTGCACGACCTACGAGCAGCGCAAGCACGCACAAACGTACCAGCAACACAACAACGAACCCGCCCGCCCAACACGGTGCAACGCATCCTCCTCACGGAAAAAACAAACCCGCCACGTATCCCCGGCGTTGAGCTCCTCGCCCCGACAACACGCCACGCAGCAGAACACCCTGCCATCCACTACCTCTACCGAGCCGAAATTCACCCTGCTAAAGACAAAACACACCACCCAACAACACACCTCAACCAAGTCATAGCAACCATTCTCAAAGAAAAAAACAAGCACTACCTCTTCGACTGGTCACTCATACTTCAAGAACACGACCCACACCGCCGAGCTACCATCCTCGGACGCATGCTCCACAACGCCAAACTCCTCAAAAAATACCGCGTCAAAACAAGCATAATCACCCTCGCAGACCTCCCTCAAAAACTTCTTACACCAAGGGATTTGAAAGCAATCCAACACCTCCTCGGCCTCGATTGAACAAGAAACCAACAAGCAAAGACCTCAATCGCGTTTCATGAACACAAACACATAGAAACGTTTTTAAACCTTGTCGTGCAAGAAACCAACCATGGCTTTGGAGAGGGCGCGGCGCGCTTCAACCACTATTCTTCTTCTGCTCATCATAGCACTCACCCTCGCCACAACGCCACCCTCTAGCAAAGCACAAACAAACGACATCACCACCTGCTGGAACCCGCCACCCCAATACCAAGCAAACCCTTGTGCACAAGACGTCTGCAGGGAAAACAACGTCAACATCTGCGTCGCCCAAACAACCTGCACCACCAAACACAAAAAAGGATACACGTGCACGCTCACCTTCCACCAAGAAGACGGCTCCTACTCGCTCACTTGTGACGGCGGTGAAGACCACGGAGAATGGAGAGGAACAGACAACCACCTCACCACAGACGTGAATCACCGCTGGTGGTACCAAGGCAAACAAATCGGGCGCGGCGCAGAAGTACGAAAGATCAACTCAGACCCGTCATTTCCCGTCTACAAACTCATCAGCAAAGGAAGAGAACACAACAACAAAGAGCCATACTGGAGCGAAAAATCCTGCACGGTAGGCGCCAACCCCTCAGGCGTGCAATGCGAATCCTGGAAGAGCAACATCATCTGCCAAACAGAAGAAACCAACTGCAACGACGCATTCGACAACGACGCTGACGGAGACATCGACTTCTTCGACCAAGACTGCCAACGCTTCACCTGCTGCAACGGCGACGACCCGCAAACGTGCACAAACTTCAACTACGACGCACTCGCTGCCTCCAACAACCCCTCAGCAACGGGTGCGATGGACGGCTGCTGCGGCGACGACCTCGCAGACCTCGGCTACATAACCTCTGACAACCGCTTCTTCTGCGGTTTCACCGACCCGGCTCAGCCAGACTTTGAAAACATCCAATGGTGGGACGCGACCGCCCAAACAAAAGCCGCACCGTTCATCATCAACTTCCTCAGCGACTACAACATCATCAGCAACGGCGAAGAATGGTTCGTTGCAACAACAGACAAGAACCAAGTCATAACCATAGAACCCTGCACGCTCTACCGATGGGGCTTTGACACCCTCCTCTTTGAAGGAGGCGGCGTCCCGAACGAATGCCTCCACGTCTTCGACCTCAACAACGACGGCAAAATCAATCAAGCAGACAAAACCCTTCTCGAAACAGCAACAGGCGCCGTACCAGGAAGCGACAGGTGGAACCGCGCATGGGACTTTGACAAAAACGGCATCATCAACGGAGAAGACATACAAATGATGCGAGAAACCATTGCCGACGTCGCACTCCAAGGCATCACTACCATCCCCCCAGCGCCAACCATCACGCTCAACGCAAAACCCATTCCTGAACTCACCACCTTCCCCCTCCCAGCAACAAACCTAGCAGACGTGGGGCGCGTCTGCCCCGGAACCCTTCGAAAAACGTACACGCCAGGCCACCGAGAAGAAGAATGCGAACCCCTCCCCTCAAGCCTCGACCACAATGAAGCATGCGGCCCGAACATTTGCGACTACTACTTCCTCCAAGCATACGAGGCAGAAACCGGCCAAGACGTCTACCACGGAGAACCCTTCGACCCCGCAACAGGATGCCTCAAAGAATGCCTCGACCCACAAACAACACAAACAGTAACAACCATCCCCAAAGAACACTGTAGAGACGAAGCACTCCAGGACTGCCTCGGAACAAGCTGGACAGGGAACCCAAACAAGTACTGCTCAGAACAAGGAAGCGCCACCCTCTGTCAACAAGGAGAAATCTGCATCGGCGGAACCATCATCGCCTCCCAAGACCCGGAACCCTGCTGCTACCAAGGAACCTGCCAAGAACCCGACACAGAACTCACCTGCGCAGCTCAAGGAGGCACCATTTGCGGAGCCGACGAAACCTGCACCGGCGACCTCTTCGACGCCAAAGAAGGCCCGCAAACGTGCTGCAGCGACGAATGCGTCCTCAACCCAACCTACACCCCAAACGAAGCAAACACCATCAACAACTCCTACCTCAGCTACCTCTACCGAGGCCAAAACGTCATAGCAGAATGCTGCGGGTCGGCAGCATGCCTCAACGCAGGACTCATTCCCGTCCCCGGAGCCGCCCTCGAAAACCAAGAAAAATACGTATTCGGCCTCGGCACCACCCTGCAAACCCTTTACAGCTTCGACTACCGCGACGCTGTCAGCGACCGCATCATTGACAACGTCCGCGTCACGAAAAACATCGACCCCGGACAAGTCTTCGTTGTCGCAGGCTTCCTCCCTGAACAAATGAAGTGGAAAAACTTTGACTTCCTCGAATTTGACATCGCCTACAAAGCACCAGTCGCCTCCCTGCTCCTCATGAACGATCAAGGAGACATCATCCTTGAAACACCCCTCGCTCCACACCTCACCAACGGCAACGACCCGAACCGCTGGCACCACGCACAAATCCCCCTCCCTCCCAGCGTCACTGAACTCAACAACGTTCAAGCATTGCTCATCACCAACGGCGACGAGCCGAACACCATCTCCTTCGACAACATCTACCTACGAAATCTTCAGGGAGACCCGTACTACAGCTCAGTCAACAAATGGTGCGCCGGCGAGTTCAGAACGTGGATTGACGACTTCGACCCACCACCAAACACACCCATCACTGCAGCAACCATGAACGAATGGGGCCCGTACCGTTTCGTTTGCGACTCCCAACTCAGTTACGGCTGGACGGGCACGCAATGCTGCGGCGATGACACGACCTTTGCACAAGACGGAAAACGAAACTACGGCGAATTCTACCCCGACACGAGAGGCGCCTGCTACAACGGATCATTCATCCCACGAAAAGCGATTGTAGGCGACGTCCTCCACGACCAATCCCTTCGCGACCTCCTCTTCTTCGACGGAGCATTCTACCAATGCAAAGACGCAACCACATACGATAGCATAACAACGTCAACAGACGGCAACCCCGGCACGCAACCACTCGCCATAACCAAAACAGACGCGTTCACCACGTTCGGAAACTTCTACTGCGCCGCTTCAGGAGAATGGCTCGACCTCACCAAGTCAGACCGCACACGCATTGTCGCCTCAAAACTCCTCGAACTCGTCAAGGACAAGTCTAAAGACTACACCCTCGCGTGCGACGACGCAACCCTCCTCAGCAACAACTACCTCGACACCAACAGACAAGAACGAGGAGACCTCTGCCTCCTCACTTACGACGGCCAAACCATCCTCGGCGCACCAGTCAACAGCATCCACGCATTCCTCCAAAACATCAACGCCTACGCACCATTCCTCAACCAAGAGAACATATCCCCCTCCCTCTGCGATGCAGTAACCAACCCAGATCCTGACACGTTCTTCGAAAAATGCCAAGAACACCCCAACTTCCACGCCTACTACAACAGCAAATTCAAAATCCTCCTCTTCAGCCTCGAATCCATAGACGATCTCGAACCACAAGGCTTCCTCGAAAGCGCGGTCACAGCGTTTCTCAACTTCTTCGCCAACCTCTTCGGAAACGACAACGACCAAGCAAGCCTTCCCGCCACCTTATCTTCCTTTGACAGACTCTACGTTACCAAGCAAGGAAACCACTTCGTACAAGGCATTGCAAACCTTGAAAACGGCGAAGAGCACTACACAATCCACTACATGAACTTCACCTCACACCTCAACACCACGTTCTCAAATGTTCTGAAGCCAGAAGAAAACACCAAATACAGCATAGGACACAACAACAAACAAGTCATCATGCTCAGCGAACCCACCCTCCCTAGCGCGTGGAGCTACCTCACAACCAGCCTCCGCATCAAACCAGTTCCGGGAACACCCGTCACTGACATTTGCGGCAACGGCATCATTGGCTATGACGAAGCCTGCGAGCCCTCCCTTCCCCTCAATGAAACCTGCCAAGAAAAAGGATACCTCGAAGGAAGCACCACGTGCAACCCCGCAACGTGCCAAGTCGACCAAACAACCTGCACGTGCCTGGACGCGGACGGCGACGGCTTTGGCAACGACCAAACAGGATGCACGACAACACCCACTGAACCTACGGCATGCGACAGCAACCCAGCAGTACACAAACAATTCATTGAATTCTGCAACGGCGTTGATGACGACTGCGACGGCGCCGTCGACGAAGGAAGCGTCTGCGCAGACTGCACCAT comes from Candidatus Woesearchaeota archaeon and encodes:
- a CDS encoding TATA-box-binding protein, producing MATKKHDVQVVNIVVSTSFEHDIPLEKMAAVLSNTEYNPEQFPGLVIRIKEPKTSALIFSSGKVVCTGARTLEEVDRAIKNIIESLKKIDITIKVKPEITIQNIVASGNIGMDLNLNTLAMKLENTEYEPEQFPGLVYKLMEANATFLLFSNGKVVCTGTKSEEQVHEALDLCVANLKKVMKK
- a CDS encoding AAA family ATPase, translating into MVQESQMDVQRQIERFKEFFETHLLEELARQLREGEKFVVVSFSELSAFSPELAEQVLENPEETIRAAELAVERLELVGDKKGFKVRFKDLPPSHKLMIRDIRSKHIGVFVVLEGLVRQKSDVRPQVTSAKFECPSCGVIIPVLQLDQKFSEPTRCSCGRKGKFRLLSKELVDAQKIVLEEAPEDLEGGEQPKRLGVFLKSDLVSPMTDKKTNPGSKISVSGIIKEVPIILQTGGQSTRFDLVCDANFVEPVQEDFSQVEISKEEEEEITALAKDPLIFSKMVNSIAPTIYGHERIKQALVLQLLGGVRKEREHGVPIRGDIHILLIGDPGSGKSILLKRISQVAPKPRFTSGRGASGAGLTASVVRDDFLRGWALEAGAIVLANRGLLCLDEMDKMTKEDTSGLHEALEQQTVSISKANIQATLRAETTVLAAANPKFGRFDPFGPLAQQIELPSTLINRFDLIFPVKDLPDPEKDEELASFILKGHQHPGDARVDIGPELLRKYISYARQKCFPVLSDEALATIREFYVKMRSSADDDSGIRSIPISARQLEALVRLSEASAKTRLSNVVTEQDARLAIDLLNHCLSQIGLDPETGKFDIDRITTGITASQRSHIAVVKEVIAELERVVGKVIPVDDVVREAEIKGISEERAEEAIEKLKRSGDIFSPRQGFISRI